In Hasllibacter sp. MH4015, the following proteins share a genomic window:
- a CDS encoding ABC transporter permease — translation MDFMTILQLSDSSLRLATPLLLACLAGLFSERAGIFDIGLEGKMLAAAFFSAAFAFSTGNVWIGLGIGIIASVVLSLLHGLASITFRGNQLISGVAINFLAAGLTVVISQTWFSQGGRTPALTGDARFSEIVLPGAASRIRDIAQQEPVGQVYSELLSGHSILVYIALVIVPLTWWVLYRTRFGLRLRAVGENPAAVDTAGISVVGLRYAAVVICGVLCGLAGAYLATGLSAGFVKDMSAGRGFIALAALIFAKWRPWEALGACLLFGFLDAVGNRFQNIELLTFLSLTFLFVVLIGGILLVLRLVALLRGKASASDLAIPVITLIAGLVFAIGLPELDTSAGVGALLNAIVLPVQFMQALPYILTVVILAGFVGRAIPPRAGGEPYVKER, via the coding sequence ATGGATTTCATGACCATCCTGCAACTCTCCGACAGCTCGCTCCGCCTGGCGACGCCGCTTTTGCTGGCCTGCCTCGCGGGGCTGTTTTCGGAACGGGCGGGGATTTTCGACATCGGGCTGGAAGGCAAGATGCTCGCCGCCGCCTTCTTCTCGGCCGCCTTCGCTTTTTCCACCGGCAATGTCTGGATCGGCCTTGGAATCGGGATCATCGCCTCCGTCGTGCTCAGCCTGCTTCACGGGTTGGCCTCCATCACTTTCCGGGGCAATCAGCTGATCTCGGGTGTGGCCATCAACTTCCTTGCTGCCGGTCTTACCGTCGTGATCTCCCAGACGTGGTTCAGCCAGGGCGGACGCACCCCCGCGCTCACCGGCGATGCGCGTTTTTCCGAGATTGTCTTGCCCGGCGCCGCCTCCCGCATTCGCGATATCGCGCAGCAGGAGCCTGTGGGGCAGGTCTATTCCGAGCTTTTGTCGGGCCATTCGATCCTTGTCTACATCGCGCTTGTGATCGTGCCCCTGACCTGGTGGGTCCTTTACCGCACCCGCTTCGGCCTCCGCCTGCGCGCCGTGGGCGAAAACCCCGCCGCCGTCGATACCGCTGGCATCAGCGTCGTTGGTCTGCGCTATGCCGCCGTGGTCATCTGCGGTGTGCTGTGTGGCCTTGCGGGCGCCTATCTTGCCACCGGCCTTTCGGCGGGTTTCGTGAAAGACATGAGCGCGGGCCGCGGCTTCATCGCGCTGGCCGCGCTCATCTTCGCCAAATGGCGTCCGTGGGAGGCGCTCGGTGCGTGCCTGCTGTTCGGTTTCCTCGATGCTGTCGGCAACCGCTTCCAGAATATCGAGCTTCTGACCTTCCTCAGCCTGACCTTCCTTTTCGTCGTATTGATCGGGGGCATCCTGCTCGTGCTGCGCCTCGTGGCGCTTCTGCGCGGCAAGGCCAGCGCCAGCGACCTCGCCATTCCCGTCATCACACTTATTGCAGGGCTCGTCTTCGCCATCGGCCTGCCCGAGCTTGACACCTCGGCAGGCGTGGGCGCGCTGCTGAACGCGATCGTTCTGCCAGTGCAGTTCATGCAGGCGCTGCCCTACATCCTGACCGTGGTGATCCTGGCAGGCTTCGTCGGTCGCGCGATCCCGCCGCGCGCAGGTGGGGAGCCCTACGTGAAGGAACGCTAG
- a CDS encoding LysE family translocator has product MIDTLLPFLPAFAVAWGILFVGASSPGPAVAMLMGLALGQGRTPALIACLGIALGSATINVLTILGVGLFLSQAAWAMMLLKLAGSAYLAYLAYGAFRKAIHPPEIAAQTVARQSSPALFAKGYLLQVTNPKAIAFWLAIAAIGATANAPLWIIALFVASCAVLSFACHAAWALALSATPVRAAYLRARRYVEGALGAFFAFAAFKLATSRI; this is encoded by the coding sequence ATGATCGACACGCTTCTGCCGTTCCTGCCTGCCTTCGCCGTTGCCTGGGGCATTCTTTTCGTCGGCGCATCCTCCCCCGGTCCCGCCGTCGCGATGCTCATGGGTCTCGCGCTCGGCCAGGGGCGCACCCCCGCGCTGATCGCGTGTCTCGGCATCGCGCTCGGCTCCGCCACGATCAATGTCCTCACCATCCTCGGCGTCGGCCTGTTCCTCAGCCAGGCAGCCTGGGCCATGATGCTGCTGAAACTGGCAGGCTCGGCCTACCTCGCGTATCTCGCCTATGGCGCCTTCAGGAAGGCGATCCACCCGCCAGAGATCGCTGCCCAGACTGTCGCGCGACAATCCTCGCCCGCGCTCTTCGCCAAGGGCTACTTGCTGCAAGTTACCAACCCAAAGGCGATCGCCTTCTGGCTTGCGATCGCGGCAATCGGCGCGACCGCGAATGCGCCGTTGTGGATCATCGCGCTGTTCGTCGCCTCCTGCGCGGTCCTCAGCTTTGCGTGCCACGCCGCGTGGGCCTTGGCCCTTTCTGCCACACCGGTCCGCGCCGCCTATCTCCGCGCGCGCCGCTACGTTGAAGGCGCGCTTGGCGCGTTCTTCGCCTTCGCCGCCTTCAAGCTTGCCACGTCGAGGATCTGA
- a CDS encoding ABC transporter permease: MDKMPKWADVLLIPLISVVLALFASGLVVYFVIGENPFRAMAIMVNGAFGSAYGWGYTLFYTTNFIFTGLGVAVAFHARLFNIGGEGQAYVAGIGAAIACLLIPWPHWTLALLAVTILTSLFGAAWAAIPAYLQAKRGSHIVITTIMFNFIAASLMIYVLNNVFTIPGSAETASVRFPEATHLPNAGAFAGFLGFRSSTPLNVSFFIALMAAVGVWLLIWRTRLGYEIRAFGHSETAAVYAGISPVKITMIAMLISGALCGMMAINAVQGESEQLRLDFVAGAGFVGIAVALMGRSHPVGVCFAALLFGMLYQGGAELAFEMPAVSREMILVIQALVILFTGALDNMVRMPMEKLFLSLRRAAPATAAAPNPKPTRADQSTAGDG, translated from the coding sequence ATGGACAAAATGCCGAAATGGGCCGACGTCCTGCTGATCCCGCTCATCAGCGTCGTCCTTGCGCTCTTTGCCTCGGGCCTCGTGGTCTATTTCGTGATCGGCGAAAACCCGTTCCGGGCGATGGCGATCATGGTCAACGGGGCGTTCGGCTCGGCCTATGGCTGGGGCTACACGCTGTTCTACACCACGAACTTCATCTTCACCGGGCTCGGCGTTGCCGTCGCTTTCCACGCGCGGCTCTTCAATATCGGGGGGGAGGGTCAAGCCTATGTCGCCGGGATCGGAGCGGCCATCGCCTGCCTGCTGATCCCGTGGCCGCATTGGACGCTCGCGCTTCTGGCCGTCACGATCCTGACGTCCCTTTTCGGCGCGGCCTGGGCCGCGATCCCCGCCTACCTGCAAGCCAAACGCGGAAGCCATATCGTGATCACGACGATCATGTTCAACTTCATCGCCGCCTCGCTGATGATTTACGTCTTGAACAACGTCTTCACGATCCCCGGCTCGGCTGAAACCGCCTCCGTCCGCTTCCCTGAGGCGACGCACCTGCCCAATGCAGGCGCCTTCGCGGGCTTCCTCGGCTTCCGCTCCTCGACGCCGCTCAATGTCAGTTTCTTCATTGCCCTGATGGCCGCCGTCGGTGTCTGGCTTTTGATCTGGCGCACCCGGCTTGGGTACGAGATCCGCGCCTTCGGCCATTCGGAGACAGCCGCCGTCTATGCAGGCATCAGTCCGGTCAAGATCACCATGATTGCCATGCTGATCTCTGGCGCGCTTTGCGGCATGATGGCCATCAACGCCGTGCAGGGCGAAAGTGAGCAGTTGCGGCTCGATTTCGTTGCGGGCGCGGGCTTTGTCGGCATCGCGGTGGCGCTGATGGGCCGATCCCATCCGGTGGGCGTCTGCTTTGCCGCGCTTCTCTTCGGGATGCTCTACCAGGGCGGGGCTGAGTTGGCGTTCGAGATGCCTGCCGTCAGCCGCGAGATGATCCTTGTCATCCAGGCGCTGGTGATCCTGTTCACCGGCGCGCTCGACAACATGGTGCGGATGCCGATGGAGAAGCTGTTCCTGTCGCTCCGGCGTGCGGCGCCGGCAACGGCGGCGGCACCCAACCCGAAACCGACACGCGCCGATCAATCGACGGCAGGAGACGGATGA
- a CDS encoding ABC transporter ATP-binding protein, with amino-acid sequence MTAPAIELKGISKAFGPVQANKDISLSVAKGAIHGIVGENGAGKSTLMSILYGFYKADKGEIWINGKQTQIPDSQAAIRAGIGMVHQHFKLVENFTVVENVILGAEDGAMLRPSISKARKVLIDLEKEYGLEVNPDAIVEDLSVGHQQRVEILKQLYREADILILDEPTGVLTPSEADQLFRILGRLKEEGKTIILITHKLREIMDITDTVSVMRRGEMTATVKTAETSPAQIAELMVGRKVLLQVDKTPATPGEVVLDVRNLRVVDPTGVERVKSISFQIRAGEILGIAGVAGNGQTELLEVLGGMIPAQGGTVKLHGQEIDLTGRESDGQSRRMRGIGHVPEDRQVEGLIMPYEAWENVAFGYHHDPKYQSGPLMNNAAIKADCAEKMERYDVRPPNPRLPARNFSGGNQQKIVVAREMDRQPELLLIGQPTRGVDIGAIEFIHKQIIALRDAGKAVLLVSVELDEIMGLSDRIAVMFDGVISGERLPSETNEGDLGLLMAGVNETNEKVRPRGVVA; translated from the coding sequence ATGACAGCCCCTGCCATCGAACTCAAAGGCATCTCCAAGGCCTTCGGCCCCGTGCAGGCCAACAAGGACATCTCACTTTCCGTCGCCAAGGGGGCGATCCACGGGATCGTGGGTGAAAATGGCGCGGGCAAGTCCACGCTGATGTCGATCCTCTACGGCTTCTACAAGGCCGATAAGGGCGAGATCTGGATCAACGGCAAGCAGACCCAAATCCCCGACAGCCAGGCCGCGATCCGCGCGGGCATCGGTATGGTCCACCAGCACTTCAAGCTGGTCGAGAATTTCACCGTTGTGGAAAACGTCATCCTCGGGGCAGAAGACGGCGCGATGCTGCGCCCCTCCATCTCCAAGGCGCGCAAGGTGCTGATTGATCTGGAGAAGGAATACGGGCTGGAGGTGAACCCCGATGCCATCGTCGAAGACCTCTCCGTCGGGCATCAGCAGCGGGTCGAAATCCTCAAGCAGCTCTACCGTGAAGCCGACATCCTGATCCTCGATGAACCCACGGGCGTTCTGACGCCGTCCGAGGCTGACCAGCTTTTCCGAATCCTCGGCCGGCTGAAGGAGGAAGGGAAGACGATCATACTCATCACCCACAAGCTGCGCGAGATCATGGATATCACCGATACCGTCTCGGTCATGCGCCGCGGTGAGATGACGGCGACGGTAAAGACGGCCGAGACCTCGCCCGCGCAGATCGCGGAGTTGATGGTGGGCCGCAAGGTCCTGCTGCAAGTCGACAAAACGCCGGCCACACCCGGCGAAGTGGTGCTTGACGTCCGGAACCTCCGCGTCGTCGATCCGACCGGGGTGGAGCGGGTGAAAAGCATTTCCTTCCAGATCCGCGCGGGCGAAATCCTGGGCATCGCGGGAGTGGCGGGCAATGGCCAGACCGAGCTGCTAGAAGTGCTTGGCGGCATGATCCCGGCCCAGGGCGGAACCGTGAAACTGCACGGGCAAGAGATCGACCTCACGGGCCGCGAAAGCGATGGTCAGTCCCGCCGGATGCGCGGCATCGGCCATGTGCCCGAGGATCGGCAGGTGGAGGGCCTCATCATGCCCTACGAGGCTTGGGAAAACGTGGCCTTCGGCTATCACCACGACCCGAAATACCAATCCGGCCCGCTGATGAACAACGCCGCGATCAAGGCCGATTGCGCCGAGAAGATGGAACGTTACGACGTCCGCCCCCCCAATCCGCGCCTGCCCGCCCGCAACTTCTCGGGCGGCAACCAGCAAAAGATCGTCGTCGCACGGGAGATGGACCGCCAGCCCGAGCTTCTGCTGATCGGCCAGCCGACGCGGGGCGTCGACATCGGCGCCATCGAATTCATCCACAAGCAGATCATCGCGCTGCGGGATGCGGGCAAGGCCGTGCTTCTGGTCTCGGTCGAACTCGACGAGATCATGGGCCTGTCCGACCGTATCGCCGTGATGTTCGATGGCGTCATTTCTGGTGAACGCCTGCCGTCTGAAACGAACGAGGGCGACCTCGGCCTGTTGATGGCCGGCGTGAACGAGACCAACGAAAAGGTGAGACCTCGAGGGGTGGTGGCTTGA
- a CDS encoding BMP family protein — protein sequence MTTMKSLLGAAAVLAMSAAGALADGPAIIFDLGGKFDRSFNESAFNGAERWAEETGGTYREIELQNDAQREQAMRRLAEAGSNPIVMAGFSQASALEVVAPDYPDTTFVIIDGVVDAPNVQSIIFSEHEGSYLVGMMAAMASETGTVSFVGGMDIPLISRFACGYAQGAAAANPDVTVIANMTGTTPAAWNDPVRGGELTRGQIGQGSDVVFAAAGGTGLGVLQTAADEGILSIGVDANQNYLHPGMVLTSMVKRVDVAVYDSFSADTIEPGIFVYGLAEDGVGYAMDEFNAELVTEEMIAAVDAAREQIIAGDLSVHNFTDDGSCPVEMQ from the coding sequence ATGACCACAATGAAATCGCTTCTTGGCGCTGCCGCCGTACTCGCCATGTCCGCCGCGGGCGCGCTGGCCGACGGCCCCGCCATCATCTTCGATCTGGGCGGCAAGTTCGACCGTTCCTTCAACGAATCCGCCTTCAATGGTGCTGAGCGTTGGGCCGAGGAAACCGGCGGCACCTATCGCGAAATCGAGCTTCAGAACGACGCGCAGCGCGAACAGGCGATGCGCCGTCTGGCCGAGGCAGGCTCCAACCCCATCGTGATGGCGGGCTTCAGCCAGGCCTCCGCCCTGGAAGTGGTTGCGCCCGACTACCCCGACACCACCTTCGTCATCATCGACGGTGTCGTGGATGCCCCCAACGTGCAGTCGATCATCTTTTCCGAGCATGAAGGTTCCTACCTCGTCGGCATGATGGCCGCGATGGCGTCCGAGACGGGCACCGTGTCCTTCGTGGGCGGCATGGACATTCCGCTGATCTCTCGCTTTGCCTGCGGGTACGCCCAGGGCGCGGCGGCGGCCAACCCCGATGTCACCGTCATCGCCAATATGACCGGCACGACCCCTGCCGCCTGGAACGACCCGGTGCGTGGTGGTGAACTGACGCGCGGCCAGATCGGCCAAGGCTCTGACGTCGTCTTCGCAGCCGCGGGCGGCACCGGCCTTGGCGTGCTGCAAACCGCAGCCGATGAAGGCATCCTGTCGATCGGCGTGGACGCCAACCAGAACTACCTGCATCCCGGCATGGTCCTGACCTCCATGGTCAAGCGCGTGGACGTGGCGGTTTATGACAGCTTCTCCGCCGACACGATCGAACCCGGCATTTTTGTCTACGGCCTTGCCGAAGACGGCGTCGGCTACGCGATGGACGAGTTCAACGCCGAGCTTGTGACCGAAGAGATGATTGCGGCCGTCGACGCGGCACGCGAGCAGATCATCGCTGGCGACCTGTCGGTGCACAACTTCACCGACGATGGCTCTTGCCCGGTGGAAATGCAGTAA
- the rimI gene encoding ribosomal protein S18-alanine N-acetyltransferase, which yields MAQLHGRCFGRGWSVDEMRALLDQPTTRAVVGETGFALLQIIVPEAELLTLAVEPDQRRHGLGRALLQQAMQDAARSGADTIVLEVDAGNAPALTLYDSEGFQRIAVRQDYYRHADGRRSDAIVMSRALNQGT from the coding sequence ATGGCGCAGTTACACGGGCGTTGTTTCGGCCGAGGCTGGAGCGTGGACGAAATGCGCGCGCTTCTTGATCAACCGACAACGCGCGCGGTTGTCGGCGAGACGGGGTTCGCTCTGCTGCAGATCATCGTGCCGGAGGCGGAGCTTCTGACGCTCGCCGTGGAGCCCGACCAACGTCGACACGGGTTGGGCCGAGCCCTGCTCCAACAAGCCATGCAGGACGCGGCCCGAAGCGGCGCGGACACGATCGTGTTGGAAGTCGACGCCGGAAACGCCCCTGCCCTCACCCTCTATGACAGTGAGGGGTTCCAGCGCATCGCCGTGCGGCAGGACTATTACCGCCACGCAGATGGCCGCCGCAGCGACGCGATCGTCATGTCGCGCGCCTTGAATCAGGGCACGTAG
- the tsaB gene encoding tRNA (adenosine(37)-N6)-threonylcarbamoyltransferase complex dimerization subunit type 1 TsaB, whose translation MILGFDTSGPWLGTALYSDGDIRASHYVNMAKGQAEHLMPLIERTLADADASLADLTAIGVGIGPGNFTGIRISVSAARGLSLALGVPAIGVSGLEALAFDAPQPTLTVLAAPRDQLYVQRHGDGVAKGPALIARDDLPLWTVPGITLIGQDSPVLEEEFGIPHAPAAYAPAAAIARIAATRIGTEQPRPTPLYLKPADAAPSRETGPRLL comes from the coding sequence ATGATCCTCGGCTTCGACACATCCGGCCCTTGGCTTGGCACGGCGCTTTACAGCGACGGCGATATCCGCGCGTCCCACTACGTCAATATGGCGAAAGGTCAGGCCGAACATCTCATGCCGTTGATCGAACGGACACTTGCGGATGCCGATGCAAGCCTCGCAGATCTCACCGCGATCGGGGTCGGCATCGGGCCGGGCAATTTCACCGGCATCCGCATCTCCGTCTCCGCCGCGCGGGGCCTTTCGCTGGCGCTTGGTGTGCCGGCCATCGGCGTTTCGGGGTTGGAGGCCTTGGCCTTCGATGCGCCGCAGCCGACATTGACGGTGCTAGCCGCCCCCCGCGACCAGCTTTACGTGCAACGCCATGGGGACGGGGTGGCAAAGGGGCCTGCCCTGATCGCACGGGACGACCTTCCATTATGGACAGTGCCAGGGATCACCCTGATCGGGCAGGATTCGCCCGTGTTGGAGGAAGAATTCGGCATCCCTCACGCCCCGGCGGCCTATGCCCCGGCGGCTGCCATCGCGCGGATCGCGGCGACGCGGATCGGCACCGAGCAGCCACGCCCGACCCCCTTATATCTCAAGCCCGCCGACGCGGCCCCGTCGCGCGAAACCGGGCCGAGATTGCTGTGA
- a CDS encoding GFA family protein, translating into MCYAITSPKWSRCALSRSDTPPITGRCYCGRTQVSATARPRTVTYCHCTDCRRLSGAPVAAFASFAPHQVTFTPSRGPRKSFAKGVSRWFCPDCGTALCATYDYLPDQLYVPIGLLDQAAELAPASHSHADSALPWLHIADDLPRDSASGRDRLKR; encoded by the coding sequence ATCTGCTACGCCATTACATCCCCGAAGTGGTCGAGGTGCGCCCTGTCGCGGTCTGATACGCCCCCGATCACGGGCCGGTGCTATTGCGGGCGGACGCAGGTAAGCGCCACCGCCCGCCCGAGGACCGTTACCTATTGCCACTGCACCGATTGCCGCCGCCTGTCCGGCGCGCCGGTTGCGGCCTTTGCCTCGTTCGCCCCTCACCAAGTGACGTTCACCCCCTCCCGCGGCCCCCGCAAGAGCTTCGCCAAGGGGGTGAGCCGCTGGTTTTGCCCCGATTGCGGCACCGCGCTTTGCGCCACGTACGATTACCTGCCGGATCAGCTCTATGTTCCGATCGGGCTTCTGGACCAGGCCGCCGAGCTTGCCCCCGCCAGCCATAGCCACGCCGACAGCGCGCTGCCGTGGCTTCATATCGCCGACGACCTGCCGCGGGATTCCGCATCGGGACGCGACCGCCTGAAACGCTGA
- a CDS encoding NifU family protein: MFIQTESTPNPATLKFLPGQTVLEAGTADFPSAETADKSPLATRIFAVDGVTGVFFGTDFVTVTKADAVEWDHVKPAILGAIMEHFQSGAPVMEGEADANGGHAEHSGEDGEIVGQIKTLLDTRVRPAVAQDGGDITFHGFDRGVVYLHMQGACAGCPSSTLTLKMGIENLLRHYIPEVVEVRPVAV, from the coding sequence ATGTTCATCCAGACCGAATCCACACCCAACCCCGCAACGCTGAAATTCCTGCCCGGCCAGACGGTGTTGGAGGCGGGCACAGCCGATTTTCCCTCGGCGGAGACGGCGGATAAATCCCCCCTCGCCACGCGCATCTTCGCGGTCGACGGCGTCACCGGCGTCTTTTTCGGCACCGATTTCGTGACCGTGACCAAGGCTGACGCGGTGGAATGGGATCACGTGAAACCCGCCATCCTTGGCGCGATCATGGAGCATTTCCAATCCGGCGCCCCGGTGATGGAAGGCGAAGCCGACGCCAACGGTGGCCATGCGGAACATAGCGGCGAGGACGGAGAGATCGTAGGCCAGATCAAGACGCTGCTCGATACCCGCGTGCGCCCTGCCGTGGCCCAGGATGGCGGCGACATCACGTTCCACGGGTTCGACCGCGGCGTTGTCTACCTGCATATGCAGGGCGCGTGCGCGGGATGCCCGTCATCCACGCTGACGCTCAAGATGGGCATCGAGAATCTGCTACGCCATTACATCCCCGAAGTGGTCGAGGTGCGCCCTGTCGCGGTCTGA
- the gdhA gene encoding NADP-specific glutamate dehydrogenase has translation MSDRQQLVDTIMEEVTAGAAGQEEFLQAVRDVAEDVLTVEKADAGYAAARVLAQVTVPDRIIEFRVPWMDDSGAVRINRGWRVQTSNAIGPYKGGIRFHPSVTPSVLKFLGFEQVFKNALTGLPLGGGKGGSDFDPKGCSDTEIMRFCHAFMAELVKYIGPDHDIPAGDIGVGTREIGYLFGAYKRHRGQFHGALTGKGEAFGGSAMRVEATGYGLIYFVSCMLGQKGRALEDQRIAISGMGNVAVHAAEKAICEGATVVTLSDTSGTVVAEDGLDLEMLERLRTQKDAEGDLASVSLPKGVTFREGAVPWGVEADIALPCATQNEMSGDHVDAAIDAGVGLIAEGANMPLTKEAAEKVGASDVLYAPGKASNAGGVAISGLEMSQNAHGRSMTSDNVDEALKEIMQSIHRTIIDEVGGGDRPDYKRGANVAGYRKVAKAVAAFGPI, from the coding sequence ATGAGCGATCGCCAGCAACTTGTGGACACAATCATGGAAGAGGTGACGGCGGGGGCCGCGGGACAGGAGGAATTCCTGCAAGCGGTCCGCGACGTGGCCGAGGATGTGCTGACCGTGGAGAAGGCGGATGCGGGATACGCCGCGGCGCGCGTGCTGGCACAAGTGACGGTGCCCGACCGGATCATCGAATTCCGGGTGCCCTGGATGGACGATAGCGGTGCCGTTCGGATCAATCGCGGTTGGCGCGTGCAAACCTCCAACGCGATCGGCCCCTACAAGGGGGGCATCCGGTTTCACCCGTCGGTCACGCCATCGGTCCTGAAATTCCTCGGGTTCGAGCAGGTGTTCAAGAACGCGCTGACGGGCCTGCCGCTGGGGGGTGGCAAGGGCGGATCGGATTTCGACCCCAAGGGATGCAGCGATACGGAGATCATGCGCTTCTGCCATGCCTTCATGGCCGAATTGGTGAAATATATCGGCCCGGATCACGATATCCCGGCCGGTGACATCGGCGTCGGAACGCGCGAGATCGGTTACCTTTTCGGGGCCTACAAGCGCCATCGCGGCCAGTTTCACGGCGCGCTGACCGGCAAGGGGGAAGCCTTCGGCGGCTCCGCCATGCGGGTGGAGGCCACGGGATACGGGCTCATCTACTTCGTGTCGTGCATGTTGGGGCAAAAGGGCCGCGCGTTGGAGGATCAGCGGATCGCCATCTCTGGCATGGGCAACGTCGCCGTCCACGCGGCGGAGAAGGCGATTTGCGAAGGCGCTACGGTTGTCACCTTGTCTGACACGTCCGGAACGGTGGTGGCGGAAGACGGCTTGGACCTGGAAATGCTGGAGCGGCTGCGCACTCAAAAGGATGCCGAGGGCGACTTGGCCTCCGTCTCCCTGCCCAAGGGCGTGACGTTTCGCGAGGGCGCGGTGCCGTGGGGCGTCGAGGCGGATATTGCGCTGCCCTGCGCCACACAGAACGAGATGTCCGGCGACCACGTGGACGCGGCAATCGACGCGGGCGTGGGTTTGATCGCCGAGGGCGCCAACATGCCGTTGACGAAGGAGGCCGCCGAGAAGGTCGGGGCCTCGGACGTGCTCTATGCGCCGGGCAAGGCAAGCAATGCAGGCGGCGTCGCGATTTCGGGTCTTGAGATGTCCCAGAATGCCCACGGGCGGTCCATGACGTCGGACAATGTCGACGAGGCGCTGAAGGAGATCATGCAGTCGATCCACCGCACGATCATCGACGAGGTTGGCGGCGGCGATCGCCCCGATTACAAACGTGGGGCCAACGTGGCGGGCTATCGGAAAGTGGCCAAGGCGGTTGCTGCCTTCGGGCCGATCTGA
- a CDS encoding universal stress protein gives MRKFLVILDDTRECLNAMRFAAMRAHNTGGGVEILSVIPPDEFNHWIGVGEVMRAEARERIEAHFNVFAKWMQDKQDIEPTLVIREGVPEEQILAHIAESEEIGVLVLGANTGKGGPGPLVTALTKQAGNLPVPLTIVPVELSKEQLEAIT, from the coding sequence ATGCGCAAGTTTCTCGTCATTCTCGACGACACCCGCGAATGCCTGAACGCCATGCGCTTCGCCGCTATGCGCGCTCACAACACCGGTGGCGGGGTCGAAATCCTTTCGGTCATCCCGCCCGATGAATTCAATCACTGGATCGGCGTGGGCGAAGTGATGCGCGCCGAGGCGCGCGAACGGATCGAGGCGCATTTCAACGTGTTCGCCAAGTGGATGCAGGACAAACAGGACATCGAGCCGACCCTCGTGATCCGCGAAGGCGTGCCGGAGGAACAGATCCTCGCCCATATCGCGGAATCAGAGGAGATCGGGGTCCTGGTGCTCGGCGCCAATACCGGCAAGGGCGGACCGGGACCGTTGGTCACGGCCCTCACGAAACAGGCGGGCAACCTGCCGGTGCCCCTGACCATCGTGCCGGTGGAGTTGAGCAAGGAACAGCTTGAGGCCATCACCTAA
- a CDS encoding branched-chain amino acid aminotransferase, which translates to MATGTNIKTYFDGAWHDADIPVMRAGDHGTWQATTVFDGARYVNGLAPDLRAHCDRVVRSAKALSLTPGKTGEEIFDIVWEGLKRYPKDTPVYVRPNFFGIDGGHYGIVPAEVEAGFFVCLEEVPIAPAEAASRLATTRFHRPVLNTAVLDAKAGCLYPNNARMLMEARSKGYDNALVTDALGNVAETATANIFMVRDGEVFTPMPNGTFLNGITRQRHIKNLRADGYTVTEAVLSFDDFRAADEVFMSGNLNKVTPVLEFDGTHYQHGPVTKRARTLYWDWAASAA; encoded by the coding sequence ATGGCCACCGGCACCAATATCAAAACCTATTTCGACGGCGCCTGGCATGATGCGGATATCCCGGTCATGCGTGCGGGCGACCATGGCACGTGGCAGGCCACAACCGTCTTCGACGGCGCGCGCTACGTGAACGGCCTCGCCCCCGATCTGCGCGCCCATTGCGACCGTGTCGTGCGCTCCGCGAAGGCCCTGTCGCTCACGCCCGGCAAGACGGGGGAAGAGATTTTCGACATCGTGTGGGAGGGGCTGAAACGCTATCCCAAGGACACGCCGGTCTATGTCCGACCGAATTTCTTCGGCATCGACGGCGGCCATTACGGCATCGTCCCGGCGGAGGTGGAGGCCGGATTTTTCGTCTGCCTCGAAGAAGTCCCGATCGCCCCGGCGGAGGCCGCCTCACGCCTCGCCACCACCCGCTTTCACCGCCCGGTGCTGAACACTGCCGTGCTCGATGCCAAGGCGGGGTGCCTCTACCCCAACAACGCACGGATGCTGATGGAGGCGCGGTCCAAGGGCTACGACAACGCCCTTGTGACCGACGCACTCGGCAACGTGGCCGAAACGGCAACCGCCAACATCTTCATGGTCCGCGATGGAGAGGTCTTCACGCCCATGCCCAACGGCACGTTCCTCAACGGGATCACCCGCCAGCGGCACATCAAGAACCTGCGCGCCGACGGCTACACCGTGACGGAGGCCGTTCTGTCCTTCGACGATTTCCGCGCGGCGGACGAGGTGTTCATGTCCGGCAACCTCAACAAGGTCACGCCGGTGTTGGAGTTTGACGGCACCCATTACCAGCATGGCCCGGTGACCAAACGCGCCCGCACGCTCTATTGGGATTGGGCGGCATCAGCGGCTTGA